One genomic region from Evansella sp. LMS18 encodes:
- a CDS encoding GNAT family N-acetyltransferase, translated as MGFIVRKAAEEDALAIQHFVAKTGVAAVPVVADWTSFLIAENIKGDFAAVVRIQKVSNEAGLLRTLIVDPKKITNLFILEFLEAVLHYAEKEGVETLCLLASKEGVFLEQLGFEKADKNSLPEEVSALEDVKEHINKQLPVFIKK; from the coding sequence GTGGGTTTCATAGTCAGAAAGGCTGCAGAAGAGGATGCTTTAGCGATCCAGCATTTCGTGGCGAAAACGGGGGTGGCCGCTGTACCCGTCGTGGCAGACTGGACATCGTTTTTAATTGCGGAGAATATTAAAGGTGATTTTGCGGCAGTGGTAAGGATTCAGAAAGTATCGAACGAGGCAGGGCTTCTTCGTACATTAATCGTAGATCCTAAGAAGATAACAAATCTTTTTATACTGGAGTTTTTGGAGGCAGTTCTTCATTATGCCGAAAAAGAAGGAGTGGAAACACTTTGCCTCCTCGCTTCAAAAGAAGGAGTCTTTCTGGAACAGCTAGGTTTTGAAAAAGCAGATAAAAATTCTCTTCCTGAAGAAGTGTCCGCTTTGGAAGATGTGAAAGAACATATCAACAAGCAACTTCCTGTGTTCATAAAAAAATAA
- a CDS encoding L-threonylcarbamoyladenylate synthase, translating to MNEKHTEVLVVDKIVENLHKSTEIQKAAEQLKSGEVVAFPTETVYGLGGNAFSDEAIERIFQAKGRPSDNPLIVHIADKSQLSEYVTSIPPDAEKLMEAFWPGPLTIVLEHSGKLSERVTAGLTTVAVRMPDHPVALSVIKASGLPLAAPSANTSGRPSPTAAGHVYEDLKGKISMIIDGGPTGVGVESTVVECTGGKTVILRPGGITKEALAQVVDKVETDPALIEKDTAPRSPGMKYTHYAPSAPLVLVDGDVEFFNNQVREAEAQGKKIGILITEELRHRVEAHEQVILGSGNDLSTVARSLYDSLRTFDKKDVDIIFSAVFPETEIGSAIMNRLRKAAGGAIRKQ from the coding sequence ATGAATGAAAAACACACAGAAGTTCTTGTTGTGGATAAAATTGTGGAAAACTTACATAAATCAACGGAGATTCAAAAGGCTGCCGAACAACTGAAAAGCGGAGAAGTGGTGGCTTTCCCTACGGAAACAGTTTATGGACTGGGGGGAAATGCTTTTTCAGACGAAGCGATCGAAAGAATTTTCCAGGCGAAGGGGAGGCCGTCGGATAATCCGTTAATTGTCCACATTGCGGATAAAAGCCAGCTTTCTGAATATGTTACCTCTATTCCGCCTGACGCAGAAAAACTAATGGAGGCATTCTGGCCAGGACCGCTAACAATAGTGCTTGAGCATTCCGGAAAACTGTCGGAGCGCGTTACTGCCGGTCTTACGACAGTTGCCGTAAGGATGCCTGACCATCCTGTGGCCCTGTCTGTCATCAAAGCTTCCGGGCTTCCTTTGGCAGCTCCGAGTGCCAACACTTCCGGCCGGCCAAGCCCTACTGCAGCAGGCCATGTTTATGAGGATCTGAAGGGAAAAATAAGCATGATTATAGATGGAGGCCCAACAGGGGTGGGAGTGGAATCCACAGTTGTTGAGTGCACCGGTGGAAAAACAGTTATCCTCAGGCCGGGGGGAATTACAAAAGAAGCACTTGCTCAAGTTGTGGATAAGGTGGAGACAGACCCTGCTCTCATAGAAAAAGATACGGCGCCCCGTTCCCCAGGCATGAAATATACACATTATGCCCCATCGGCACCTCTTGTGTTAGTGGATGGAGATGTGGAATTTTTCAACAATCAAGTCCGAGAGGCTGAAGCACAAGGGAAAAAGATAGGGATTCTTATTACCGAGGAGCTACGGCACAGAGTGGAAGCTCATGAACAGGTGATTTTAGGATCTGGGAACGACTTATCCACAGTTGCCAGGTCTTTATACGATTCTCTCCGGACATTTGATAAAAAAGATGTGGATATTATTTTCAGCGCAGTTTTTCCTGAAACAGAGATTGGCTCTGCCATCATGAACCGGCTGAGAAAAGCTGCCGGCGGTGCTATACGGAAGCAGTAA